In Treponema sp. J25, a single window of DNA contains:
- the dtd gene encoding D-aminoacyl-tRNA deacylase — MKALIQRVLHAQVWVEGTCVAHLERGLLVYLGVAQGDTKTQAEEIVEKIVHLRVFDDEEGKMNRSLLDIEGAGILWVSQFTLLADCRKGRRPSYSRAAPPAQAKELYEYTIERSRQYGLPIASGIFQASMQVQYTNDGPVSILLDTEELEGLSRRGNWRGKAES, encoded by the coding sequence ATGAAAGCCCTGATCCAACGGGTGCTGCACGCCCAGGTGTGGGTAGAAGGTACATGTGTGGCCCATTTAGAACGGGGACTCCTGGTATATCTTGGGGTTGCCCAAGGAGACACAAAGACCCAGGCCGAGGAAATAGTAGAAAAAATCGTACATCTTAGAGTTTTTGATGATGAGGAAGGGAAAATGAACCGGTCCCTTTTAGATATCGAAGGGGCAGGGATTCTGTGGGTCTCCCAATTTACCCTCCTCGCAGACTGTCGGAAGGGTAGGCGGCCCTCCTATTCCCGGGCGGCTCCCCCTGCTCAGGCAAAAGAACTCTATGAGTACACCATAGAACGTTCCCGCCAGTACGGGCTCCCCATAGCCTCTGGTATTTTTCAGGCTTCCATGCAGGTCCAGTACACGAACGATGGTCCCGTTTCTATTCTCCTGGATACGGAAGAACTGGAAGGACTCTCTCGACGAGGAAATTGGCGGGGTAAGGCCGAATCTTAA
- a CDS encoding tetratricopeptide repeat protein: protein MAIVPDPLFIKATRLIRKKKFGLAIQLLETEIVRYHDSPRFYYLLGTACLYAGDYGGALTYFKRGRELKLQDPSILAGLAVLHLRRGETERAIELYLDILEKDPHHRLAQRGLQFIKKHGDPEQLLSLVEEGRLLPLYPPLPKIPSSRRRRLTLVVSVAIGMALIYGIGLGVGIFPNPLAKPRPGMDQFVLLTEEKTAPLLTGETYHLILTQGEILRSYERALRLFSEYRDEAAKVEINRILLSNAGEPIKNKARLLKNYAATPGFDTLRDRFSYNEVMKDPLLYQDVYVIWRGMAANVIAEAQRTSWDLLVGYDTKQVLQGIIPVRCDFAIDVDVEKPLEVLGQIVVMPEKKGIYLRGVAVHQSRVIKPDT from the coding sequence ATGGCAATAGTCCCCGATCCTCTTTTTATTAAAGCAACCCGGCTTATCCGAAAAAAGAAATTCGGGCTGGCCATTCAGCTTTTGGAAACTGAGATCGTTCGATACCATGACTCTCCCCGGTTTTATTATCTATTGGGCACCGCCTGTTTATATGCCGGTGACTATGGGGGAGCCCTGACCTATTTTAAACGGGGACGGGAATTAAAATTGCAGGATCCTTCTATCCTTGCAGGACTCGCGGTACTCCATTTACGACGGGGAGAGACCGAGCGGGCCATTGAGCTGTATCTGGATATTCTGGAAAAGGATCCCCACCACCGTCTTGCCCAGCGGGGGCTCCAGTTTATTAAAAAGCATGGAGATCCAGAACAGCTTCTCTCCTTAGTAGAGGAGGGGCGCCTTCTTCCCCTCTATCCACCTCTTCCCAAAATTCCCAGTTCTCGAAGGAGAAGACTTACCCTTGTGGTCAGTGTGGCCATAGGGATGGCCCTTATCTATGGCATTGGCCTTGGGGTAGGAATTTTCCCTAATCCCCTGGCAAAACCCCGCCCGGGGATGGACCAGTTCGTCCTTCTTACAGAAGAAAAGACCGCCCCTCTTCTTACAGGAGAAACATATCACCTCATTCTTACCCAGGGGGAGATTCTTCGTTCCTATGAGCGGGCCCTGAGGCTATTCAGCGAATATCGGGACGAGGCTGCCAAGGTAGAGATTAATCGCATCCTCCTATCCAATGCGGGGGAACCAATAAAAAATAAGGCACGGCTTTTAAAAAATTATGCCGCCACCCCCGGGTTTGATACCCTTCGCGATCGGTTCTCATACAATGAAGTAATGAAAGATCCCTTATTATACCAGGATGTGTACGTTATCTGGAGGGGGATGGCCGCCAACGTTATTGCAGAGGCCCAACGCACCTCCTGGGATCTTCTGGTGGGCTATGATACGAAGCAGGTGCTCCAGGGAATTATCCCCGTCCGCTGTGATTTTGCCATCGATGTGGATGTAGAAAAACCCCTTGAGGTCCTGGGGCAAATTGTCGTAATGCCTGAAAAGAAAGGAATATATCTGCGGGGTGTGGCGGTCCATCAGTCGAGGGTTATAAAACCGGATACTTGA
- a CDS encoding tetratricopeptide repeat protein, with protein sequence MTEKYKKELRMVGPYRWGAIVLLFFGWTMVLFSQDYGASLSRGITLLSEGKYQEAIDTLVPIATKSSKADEQGEALYWLGQAYLSRGEYGKSIAAIEALEKTKRPPQRVIDGAYIKGRALYETGQYETSIGVLQDFFTKIEDPIRKSLALFWIGENLFSMGQYGEAEKIYTSLISQYPQSPKYEGARYRLALIQQKQIETELLGLLKWSHEEALRITEEYERRERAYEQALIAYQKRIAELLKDNRLATLEQENRDLLLQIARLKDELAVARNTPATAPQETPAAPSPSITQETPATPSKTEENPQVLELKQKALDIKNRIINRIAALESSRSQEAPQK encoded by the coding sequence ATGACCGAAAAGTATAAAAAGGAGTTGCGTATGGTAGGTCCCTATCGATGGGGAGCAATTGTCCTCTTGTTCTTTGGATGGACCATGGTACTGTTTTCCCAGGACTATGGGGCCTCTCTTTCTCGGGGAATTACCCTTTTGAGCGAAGGGAAGTATCAGGAGGCGATTGATACCCTGGTACCGATTGCCACAAAGAGTTCTAAAGCGGATGAACAGGGAGAAGCCCTTTACTGGCTTGGGCAGGCATACCTTTCCAGGGGAGAGTATGGTAAATCTATTGCCGCTATCGAGGCTTTAGAAAAGACGAAGCGCCCTCCTCAGAGGGTTATTGATGGGGCCTATATCAAAGGTCGGGCTCTTTACGAAACCGGTCAATATGAAACGTCGATAGGGGTACTCCAGGATTTTTTTACAAAAATCGAAGATCCCATCCGAAAATCCCTGGCGCTCTTCTGGATAGGGGAAAATCTATTTTCGATGGGACAATACGGTGAGGCAGAAAAAATATATACTTCCCTTATTAGTCAGTACCCGCAGAGCCCTAAATATGAGGGTGCCCGCTATCGGCTTGCCCTTATCCAGCAAAAACAGATTGAAACAGAGCTTTTAGGGCTTTTAAAATGGAGCCATGAAGAGGCCCTGCGTATCACCGAAGAGTATGAACGCCGAGAACGGGCCTACGAACAGGCCCTCATTGCGTATCAAAAAAGAATCGCCGAACTTCTAAAGGATAATCGCCTTGCAACCCTGGAACAGGAAAATAGGGACCTGCTTTTGCAGATAGCCCGTCTTAAGGATGAATTGGCAGTAGCTCGAAATACGCCGGCCACGGCCCCGCAGGAAACACCGGCAGCACCTTCTCCTTCCATTACTCAAGAAACGCCCGCCACCCCTTCGAAAACAGAAGAAAATCCCCAGGTGCTGGAATTAAAACAAAAAGCCCTGGATATAAAAAATCGGATCATCAATCGGATCGCGGCATTAGAATCTTCCCGATCTCAGGAGGCTCCTCAAAAATGA
- the rpe gene encoding ribulose-phosphate 3-epimerase — MKPLVAPSILSADFSRLGEAVRLIDQVPADWVHIDVMDGLFVPNLTFGPKVVTDLRPYSAKTFDVHLMVEHPESLVDQFVEAGADYLTFHIESVVHAHRLVEHIHNRGKKAGISLVPSTSLSAIEELLPFIDLVLIMTVNPGFGGQRFISSMLKKIEALAELRKKEGLSFFISVDGGINHETAPLVLEAGANVLITGSAFFTAPDPAEFVEDLKSLLMYDRKV, encoded by the coding sequence ATGAAACCATTAGTAGCCCCGTCGATTCTGTCAGCAGACTTTTCTCGATTGGGAGAGGCGGTCCGGTTAATTGATCAGGTTCCCGCTGATTGGGTGCACATAGATGTGATGGATGGGCTCTTTGTTCCCAACCTTACCTTTGGCCCCAAAGTGGTGACGGATTTGCGGCCCTACAGTGCGAAAACCTTTGATGTGCACCTTATGGTAGAGCATCCTGAGTCTCTGGTTGATCAATTTGTAGAGGCGGGAGCGGATTACCTTACCTTTCACATTGAATCGGTAGTGCATGCCCATCGATTGGTAGAACATATCCACAATCGCGGGAAAAAGGCAGGCATAAGCCTTGTTCCTTCTACTTCCCTGAGTGCCATCGAGGAATTGCTTCCCTTCATTGATCTCGTGCTGATTATGACGGTAAATCCGGGCTTTGGAGGGCAGCGCTTTATTTCTTCGATGCTTAAAAAAATAGAAGCCCTGGCAGAACTTCGTAAAAAAGAGGGACTTTCATTCTTCATCTCGGTTGATGGGGGGATTAACCATGAGACGGCCCCCCTGGTACTTGAAGCTGGAGCGAATGTCCTTATCACGGGATCAGCGTTCTTTACGGCCCCTGATCCGGCGGAATTTGTAGAAGATCTAAAGAGTCTTCTTATGTATGACCGAAAAGTATAA
- a CDS encoding tetratricopeptide repeat protein, with protein MDEESVIQGHLQRAYEQLKASDISSALNSLEKALEIDYEHPEVVFALKCVNWWLERFKALPEGDGAYEKGEYLVSQWKQFQSFVERMGNRYDRCLYGIRQGVFHRALGFFTGLLKEGVEQVDAELLLQLGRCYKALGDYEKAQRLLEEALGQKQEDAEILAELADVYALVNEPRLAKVLFREAFFINPQKIDIRLMESEFILVLYRKVKELGYKSPELEEWIPVYGVLWGIFTIKRELRAIELGKLKQSIFSLENEIRANPEKASLLVPRLINRYFWLIDHYVNAGEDQSRIEETLLKIKILDPIVYDRFVQ; from the coding sequence ATGGATGAAGAATCTGTTATACAGGGGCATTTGCAAAGGGCCTACGAACAGCTTAAAGCCTCTGATATTTCCTCAGCCCTGAATAGTTTGGAAAAGGCTCTGGAGATCGATTATGAACACCCTGAGGTGGTGTTCGCTTTAAAGTGTGTAAACTGGTGGCTTGAACGATTTAAAGCCCTGCCCGAAGGGGATGGGGCCTATGAAAAAGGCGAATATCTTGTTTCCCAATGGAAACAGTTTCAGTCTTTTGTGGAACGCATGGGAAACCGGTATGATCGCTGCCTGTATGGAATACGGCAGGGAGTGTTTCATCGAGCCCTCGGTTTTTTTACGGGTCTTCTGAAAGAGGGCGTGGAGCAAGTGGATGCGGAACTTTTGCTCCAACTCGGAAGGTGTTATAAAGCTTTGGGAGATTATGAAAAGGCCCAGCGCCTTCTTGAGGAAGCCCTGGGACAAAAGCAGGAGGATGCGGAGATTCTCGCGGAGCTGGCGGATGTATACGCCCTGGTAAATGAACCACGGTTAGCCAAGGTCCTGTTTCGGGAGGCTTTTTTTATAAACCCCCAGAAGATCGACATTCGGCTCATGGAATCAGAATTTATTCTGGTGCTGTATAGAAAAGTAAAAGAACTGGGATACAAAAGTCCTGAACTAGAGGAATGGATCCCCGTGTATGGGGTGTTATGGGGAATTTTCACTATTAAACGGGAATTACGGGCGATTGAGTTAGGAAAACTCAAGCAGTCCATTTTCTCTCTGGAAAACGAAATTCGGGCAAATCCAGAGAAGGCTTCCCTGCTCGTTCCTCGGTTAATCAATCGATATTTCTGGTTGATTGACCACTATGTTAATGCGGGGGAAGATCAATCAAGGATAGAAGAAACGTTATTAAAGATCAAAATCCTTGACCCGATTGTGTATGATCGCTTTGTACAATAA
- the greA gene encoding transcription elongation factor GreA: MSEALLKKVQEMLNEEKWTRATLSNYSIGNFKELDALIAEAREKRAIEDLKKICEEHLSHTKTSIIALYMAGIISVSRQIIDDTDMVNLITIFVDNHKWPIVKYLSERMLEYGESKYALRMLIECYKNENNEAALYPVYERLVKVDYEEADLAKVLAEYYEKQGNLEQAIDFYKKAIHRYIHKKLMTNVKEIWSKLLELCPEDIDFFFHVQKKIAKNISEDKASLFLQDLYQIYKKQKKYDVAIDILKTILSYDERDSLARKEIVECYRAKYAGHSQLEEYIKLSNLSQSWRNVHEAIADFEKHIAFDTGNFVYHRTWGVGRIASVVGDEITIDFAKKRGHTMSLKMAVSALQILSRDHIWVLKATQKKEKLHDKVKTDPEWALKIIIRSFGNSCDMKRIKAELVPGVLSESEWTGWSNRAKEILKASPAFGVNPDKVDEYMVRDRPISVEEKIFNEFKATKNFFDRIQILKNFVELRDIEPDSEYFNEMFNYFTGYLKSYTTVNEQVIGAYLLIKDLVSRFPYLNTGFSFNFVELFDQIEDVTSIFINLKDGKLKEEFLKHIKLFVPQWSDIFIKLFPSALLSSMVVDLKNEGYETKLVQMVQNVFENYREHKEAVLWIFKNLTSELWFSKTGISREKQIITLIHILDLSFREIENHRDTTENRRINKMVSTILFREGIIENFIENSDRDTITRIYTLVEDVKDLDPAIKMRLRNLIQKRYPDFKFYGVEEKIFTPRGLIVTAAKYQEKQRQLQHIMEVEVPANSKEIAFALSLGDLRENAEYKAAKEKQEILNSTVAKLKEEIERAQIFDPSTVNTNRVSFGTVVVLTNETKGTEETYTILGPWESDPEHHVISYLSPFGSTLLNKKVGERFDFSIDNSKISYRVKSISAAPLE; encoded by the coding sequence ATGTCAGAAGCCCTCCTAAAGAAAGTACAAGAAATGCTCAATGAGGAAAAGTGGACCCGTGCCACCTTGAGTAACTATTCAATTGGTAATTTTAAAGAATTGGATGCCCTTATCGCGGAGGCCCGGGAAAAGCGGGCTATTGAGGATCTTAAGAAGATCTGCGAGGAACATTTAAGCCATACAAAAACAAGTATCATTGCACTGTATATGGCAGGTATCATCTCCGTATCCCGTCAGATCATCGATGATACGGACATGGTGAATTTGATTACCATTTTTGTAGATAACCATAAGTGGCCTATTGTAAAGTATCTCAGCGAACGTATGCTGGAATACGGGGAATCAAAATATGCCCTGAGGATGCTCATCGAATGCTATAAGAACGAAAACAATGAAGCTGCCCTGTATCCGGTGTACGAACGGCTTGTCAAAGTAGATTATGAAGAAGCGGATCTCGCAAAGGTTCTAGCAGAATATTATGAAAAACAGGGAAACCTGGAACAGGCTATTGATTTTTACAAAAAGGCTATCCATCGATACATTCACAAAAAGCTCATGACCAATGTAAAAGAAATTTGGTCTAAGCTCCTCGAGCTATGCCCTGAAGACATCGACTTTTTCTTTCATGTTCAAAAAAAGATTGCCAAGAATATCAGCGAAGATAAGGCCTCCCTTTTCCTTCAGGATCTTTACCAGATATACAAAAAGCAAAAAAAGTATGATGTGGCAATTGATATCTTGAAAACGATTCTTTCCTATGATGAGCGGGATAGCCTTGCCCGAAAAGAAATCGTGGAATGTTATAGGGCCAAGTATGCAGGTCATAGTCAGTTAGAAGAATACATCAAACTTTCTAATCTTTCTCAGTCCTGGCGGAATGTCCATGAGGCCATAGCGGACTTTGAAAAGCATATTGCCTTTGATACGGGGAATTTTGTGTACCACCGCACGTGGGGAGTAGGACGGATTGCTTCGGTGGTAGGTGATGAGATTACCATTGACTTTGCAAAAAAGCGGGGCCATACCATGTCCTTGAAAATGGCGGTAAGCGCCCTCCAAATCCTTTCCCGGGATCATATCTGGGTTCTTAAGGCAACCCAAAAGAAAGAAAAGCTCCACGATAAAGTAAAGACCGATCCCGAATGGGCTTTAAAAATCATCATCCGGAGCTTTGGTAATTCCTGCGACATGAAACGGATTAAAGCAGAACTCGTCCCCGGCGTTCTCTCAGAAAGTGAATGGACGGGCTGGAGTAACCGGGCGAAGGAAATACTTAAGGCAAGTCCCGCGTTCGGCGTTAACCCTGATAAGGTTGATGAGTACATGGTTCGGGATCGCCCCATCAGCGTGGAAGAAAAAATCTTTAATGAATTTAAGGCTACCAAGAATTTCTTTGATCGCATTCAAATCCTTAAAAATTTTGTAGAACTTCGTGACATTGAACCGGACTCCGAGTATTTTAACGAAATGTTTAATTACTTCACGGGCTACCTAAAGTCCTATACCACGGTGAATGAGCAAGTGATAGGGGCATACCTCCTGATAAAGGATCTGGTTTCCCGCTTCCCCTACCTGAATACGGGATTCTCTTTTAATTTTGTAGAACTCTTTGATCAAATAGAGGATGTGACCTCTATCTTTATCAATCTTAAAGATGGAAAACTAAAGGAAGAATTTTTAAAACACATAAAATTATTTGTGCCCCAATGGTCTGATATCTTTATTAAACTTTTCCCCAGCGCTCTTTTGTCTTCAATGGTAGTGGATTTAAAAAACGAAGGGTACGAAACAAAACTTGTTCAAATGGTTCAGAATGTATTCGAAAATTACCGGGAACATAAGGAGGCCGTTCTCTGGATATTTAAGAACCTTACCTCTGAACTCTGGTTTTCCAAAACGGGTATTTCCCGAGAAAAACAGATCATCACGTTAATTCATATTCTGGATCTTTCGTTTAGGGAAATCGAAAATCATCGGGACACCACAGAAAACCGCCGAATCAACAAGATGGTTTCGACCATCCTCTTTAGAGAAGGAATCATAGAGAACTTTATCGAAAATTCCGATCGAGATACCATTACGCGGATCTACACCCTTGTGGAAGATGTAAAGGATCTGGATCCGGCTATAAAAATGAGATTGCGGAACCTCATCCAGAAACGATATCCCGACTTTAAATTTTACGGGGTGGAAGAAAAAATCTTTACTCCCCGGGGACTTATCGTTACCGCCGCGAAATACCAGGAAAAGCAGCGACAACTGCAGCATATCATGGAGGTTGAGGTCCCGGCCAACTCGAAGGAAATTGCCTTTGCCCTTTCCCTGGGGGACCTTCGGGAAAATGCGGAGTATAAGGCTGCAAAGGAAAAACAGGAGATCCTCAACTCAACGGTAGCGAAACTCAAGGAAGAAATTGAACGGGCCCAGATATTCGATCCCTCCACGGTCAACACCAACCGGGTTTCCTTTGGTACGGTGGTGGTGCTGACAAATGAAACGAAGGGAACCGAAGAAACCTATACCATTCTTGGTCCCTGGGAATCGGATCCGGAACATCATGTGATTTCCTATCTGTCTCCCTTTGGGAGTACCCTGTTAAACAAGAAGGTCGGAGAACGCTTTGATTTTTCTATTGATAACTCGAAAATAAGCTATCGAGTAAAAAGTATTAGCGCGGCCCCCTTAGAATAA
- a CDS encoding vWA domain-containing protein: MKKKVLLIGILICMMLGTAYGMNDAAIDLVVVLDTSSSMFQYHREVTQYAIGPMLKNFLRIGDTFHLISFSASPRIELSRRIETTGDIETIISRFLLLYPLSPYSDLLAALNYTARYVTDLPEVRQKTVVFITDGDHSPPPTSPYASLKPEAIQQEIERTSGRLVGNGWKFYFIRIPRDLDAATVVQTEGGRPVQRLPKNTTDTGASLATEESSGRQGSRTEAPATQAGSTIVQQDGGKTAGQSQTGKDASAQDISQAIADSLNTPVVEVIPEVNGEIVSTIVGSISVSFPEKIGKTGRTVRIPIRLENPSPSPVYLETKEVRVNGVNRMAQKAMKKLESRSEGTMELVVRLPDTIPPGTFTVSIEPVFEGSIRIIPPSAQVTMELVSGTFTQFMEQSLPLFLLVGGVLIALLVALLLFVMLRRLSSGSEQVVQDMVGPLTEGAQPAGVIRQGGKGPISAAAASISSSASAVPAFSKSREIEKGVTSSDKKEDAELLARFAQQQKSDSSLPLLSQDTKKISSQTKEEQQRTMLQKAAAPSLPASERSTSVMRPSLLVTDDEGPASLRMPEVPSFQVRKKEGRLMLSLFVEDQNRAIGKRNVHLMKSGHTLSIGGGNSDFLIFLVPIPPRIADVHFDGEQCILIPRRPEFFPELGNKPLYDCVGKNVHVVSAKGYHLTFRLEQYKDPLEELNRLLRSIQS; encoded by the coding sequence ATGAAAAAGAAAGTGCTGCTGATTGGTATACTGATCTGTATGATGCTCGGGACTGCCTATGGCATGAATGATGCTGCCATAGATCTCGTGGTGGTCCTTGATACTTCTTCAAGTATGTTTCAATACCACCGTGAAGTAACCCAGTATGCGATCGGTCCCATGCTTAAGAATTTTTTGCGGATCGGCGATACCTTTCATCTCATTTCTTTTTCCGCTTCTCCCCGCATTGAGCTTTCCCGTCGTATAGAAACAACGGGCGATATTGAGACGATTATCAGTCGTTTCTTACTTCTGTACCCCCTTTCTCCATATTCAGACCTTCTGGCGGCCCTGAATTATACCGCCCGGTATGTAACGGATTTACCTGAGGTTCGTCAGAAAACGGTGGTTTTTATTACCGATGGAGATCACTCCCCTCCTCCTACAAGTCCCTATGCTTCCTTAAAACCTGAAGCGATTCAGCAAGAAATAGAGAGGACCTCGGGCCGTCTTGTTGGAAATGGATGGAAATTCTATTTTATACGGATCCCCCGCGATCTGGATGCGGCCACGGTGGTGCAAACGGAGGGGGGCCGTCCCGTCCAACGGCTTCCTAAAAACACCACCGACACGGGTGCTTCCCTGGCAACTGAAGAGTCCTCGGGACGGCAGGGGTCACGAACAGAAGCGCCAGCCACTCAGGCTGGTTCAACAATCGTTCAACAGGATGGGGGAAAAACGGCGGGGCAGTCTCAAACAGGAAAGGATGCTTCTGCTCAGGATATTTCCCAGGCAATCGCCGACTCCTTGAATACCCCTGTGGTTGAAGTGATTCCTGAGGTAAATGGAGAAATCGTTTCAACTATTGTGGGGTCTATTTCGGTAAGTTTCCCTGAGAAAATTGGAAAAACGGGTCGAACTGTTCGGATCCCTATTCGCCTCGAGAATCCCTCCCCTAGCCCGGTATACCTGGAAACAAAAGAAGTTCGGGTAAACGGCGTGAACCGCATGGCCCAAAAGGCCATGAAAAAGCTCGAAAGCCGAAGTGAGGGGACCATGGAACTGGTGGTGCGACTCCCTGACACCATTCCCCCTGGAACCTTTACGGTAAGCATAGAGCCTGTTTTTGAAGGTTCCATACGGATTATTCCTCCCTCCGCTCAGGTAACCATGGAATTGGTCTCGGGAACCTTTACCCAATTTATGGAGCAAAGTCTCCCGTTGTTTTTACTCGTGGGAGGAGTGTTGATAGCCCTGCTCGTGGCGCTGCTCCTTTTTGTTATGTTACGCCGGCTTTCTTCGGGATCCGAGCAGGTGGTCCAGGATATGGTGGGACCCCTTACAGAAGGAGCCCAGCCCGCGGGTGTGATTCGCCAGGGTGGAAAAGGCCCCATCTCTGCTGCTGCGGCTTCTATTTCTTCTTCGGCATCTGCGGTACCGGCCTTTTCAAAGTCCCGGGAAATCGAAAAGGGTGTTACCTCTTCTGACAAAAAGGAAGATGCGGAACTCCTGGCTCGCTTTGCCCAGCAACAAAAATCTGATAGTAGCCTTCCCCTTCTGTCTCAAGATACAAAGAAAATCTCCAGCCAAACGAAGGAAGAGCAACAGCGCACGATGCTTCAAAAGGCGGCGGCCCCTTCTCTTCCAGCTTCAGAGCGTTCTACCTCGGTGATGCGGCCTTCGCTTCTTGTGACAGATGATGAAGGGCCGGCTTCCCTTAGAATGCCTGAGGTGCCTTCTTTCCAGGTACGTAAGAAAGAGGGGCGGCTCATGCTTTCCCTCTTTGTGGAAGATCAAAATCGGGCAATTGGGAAGCGAAATGTGCACCTCATGAAGAGTGGACATACCCTGTCTATTGGTGGTGGCAATTCGGATTTCCTTATCTTCCTGGTTCCTATTCCGCCCCGAATTGCGGATGTGCATTTTGATGGGGAACAATGTATCCTTATTCCCCGGCGACCGGAATTCTTCCCCGAATTAGGGAACAAACCTCTGTATGATTGTGTAGGGAAAAATGTCCACGTGGTTTCCGCAAAAGGGTATCACCTGACGTTCCGCTTAGAACAATACAAAGATCCCCTGGAAGAACTGAACCGTTTACTCCGGTCTATTCAGAGCTAG
- a CDS encoding HEAT repeat domain-containing protein — protein sequence MKEPMRKPLRRTGSVQNIGLIWLLFSFFFQVSGLPFVYAQNKEGENTASQIEQKRRDTILYGTEEEIAALIPVLQKENVTYLDTELIRIGETTKNVKILTALFSFFSEANKKGLEKKALEIIDNFYDEKKETVIQALTYLGVRKEQNALESIKKVAESEETSLVSAAIKALGSIGSDSEEKEKLGRYLREYYETKASEKEEIKNQIIQALGVLQDKSSASFISEIAKNNDERPVRRIQALGALQALQVQETLPTILEALRSADPNVRAAAVGALGPFSGPEVDQAILDAFRDSFYKTRIGAARAAGERKLTVAIPFLKFRIENDAVAAVKEAAIKALGAIESPEAWEVLSQICFSKKYSDPLRIGAAEELIRIDADRYAEPLIKALEEARKDKQKNLFNGFARVLGNAKTQAVKPLALQFLTSSDVIEKNYGLQMVANNRFTDLADTVRSLTDEKNGALALRARETLKKLEE from the coding sequence ATGAAAGAGCCGATGCGGAAACCCCTTAGAAGAACTGGTTCTGTCCAGAATATAGGCCTTATATGGTTGCTTTTCTCCTTCTTTTTTCAGGTAAGCGGTTTGCCTTTTGTGTATGCTCAAAATAAGGAAGGAGAAAACACCGCATCCCAGATTGAACAAAAACGACGGGATACTATCCTGTATGGGACAGAAGAAGAAATAGCCGCCCTTATCCCGGTACTTCAAAAAGAAAACGTTACCTATCTGGATACTGAACTTATCCGTATTGGGGAGACCACCAAAAATGTTAAGATTTTAACGGCCCTTTTTTCTTTTTTTTCGGAGGCTAACAAAAAAGGGCTAGAAAAAAAGGCCCTTGAGATTATTGACAACTTTTATGATGAAAAAAAAGAAACGGTAATTCAGGCCCTTACCTATCTGGGGGTACGGAAAGAACAGAACGCCCTGGAATCTATAAAAAAAGTCGCGGAGTCAGAAGAAACAAGCCTTGTAAGCGCCGCAATCAAGGCCTTGGGTTCTATAGGCAGTGACTCTGAAGAAAAAGAAAAATTGGGACGATATCTTCGGGAGTACTATGAAACAAAAGCCTCAGAAAAGGAGGAAATAAAAAATCAAATTATCCAAGCCCTGGGGGTACTCCAAGATAAGAGCAGTGCTTCATTTATCAGTGAGATAGCAAAAAATAACGATGAGCGGCCGGTTCGGAGAATCCAGGCCTTAGGGGCGCTCCAGGCCCTTCAAGTGCAGGAAACCCTTCCTACGATCCTTGAAGCCCTGCGCAGTGCAGATCCCAATGTGCGGGCCGCTGCGGTGGGGGCCCTGGGACCTTTCTCTGGGCCAGAAGTAGACCAGGCTATTCTCGATGCTTTCCGGGATTCCTTTTATAAAACCCGCATAGGGGCGGCCCGGGCAGCGGGAGAGCGAAAGTTAACGGTGGCGATTCCTTTCCTTAAATTTCGAATAGAAAACGATGCGGTTGCTGCGGTAAAAGAAGCCGCTATTAAAGCCCTGGGAGCCATAGAAAGCCCTGAGGCTTGGGAGGTGCTCTCTCAAATTTGTTTTAGCAAAAAATACAGTGACCCCCTGCGGATTGGGGCAGCAGAAGAGCTTATCCGCATTGATGCGGATCGGTATGCCGAACCCCTTATCAAAGCGCTGGAAGAAGCACGAAAGGATAAACAGAAAAATCTTTTCAATGGGTTTGCCCGGGTGTTAGGAAATGCTAAGACTCAGGCAGTAAAGCCCCTGGCTCTTCAGTTCCTGACATCCTCGGATGTAATCGAAAAAAACTATGGCCTTCAGATGGTTGCTAATAACCGTTTTACCGATCTTGCCGATACGGTCCGTAGCCTTACGGATGAAAAAAACGGAGCCCTGGCCTTGCGAGCCCGGGAAACCCTGAAAAAACTGGAAGAATAA